The Cotesia glomerata isolate CgM1 unplaced genomic scaffold, MPM_Cglom_v2.3 scaffold_13, whole genome shotgun sequence genome has a segment encoding these proteins:
- the LOC123273744 gene encoding uncharacterized protein LOC123273744: MDTRAEGDSESVAEDKSEASNKSGKRKNRPSPDPTISQAMKKKDLKKSPPQGAARRSDEQEKASVWQKVQFKQELKRQKKEMLSKQTSKEPRPEPKRKKPRKWIRPDALIIRLTEKANLSTVEFTAFLDRLTEDAKHYHPVAIAGDFNAWAVDWGSKNTNARGKELLEAFSTLDVVLLNNGDTPTYTKGDTSSIVDLTFVSGSLTRGHINWKVMDTYTASDHNAILWEILNAQSPRRPKKQLNTIGWKVKTLDPRALLVALNNDQIIAGCAEEKTKDLMKRVTQACDASMSRRRGINTRPSVHWWNDHISALRKECHQKRRISQHFIWSSQSSDLAEEQSLPVRG; encoded by the exons atggacaccaGAGCTGAAGGTGACagtgaatcagtcgcggaagacaaaAGTGAAGCCAGCAACAAGTCaggtaagagaaaaaatcGACCTTCTCCTGACCCAACAATCAGCCAAGCCATGAAGAAAAAGGATTTGAAGAAAAGCCCTCCACAAGGAGCGGCAAGGCGAAGCGACGAACAGGAAAAAGCGTCAGTCTGGCAAAAAGTTCAGTTCAAGCAAGAGCTAAAGCGACAGAAGAAAGAGATGCTCTCAAAACAGACGTCAAAGGAGCCCCGACCTGAACCCAAGCGAAAGAAACCAcggaaatggatcagaccggaTGCCCTCATCATTCGGCTGACAGAGAAAGCAAA cctctctacTGTCGAATTCACCgcatttctggatcgacttaccgaggacgcgaagcattaccacccagtggcaatagctggggacttcaacgcctgggcagtagactggggtagCAAGAATACAAACGCGCGAGGAAAGGAATTACTAGAAGCCTTTTCTACATTAGATGTAGTACTGCTCAACAATGGTGACACaccaacctacaccaaaggagacacaagttctattgtagatctcactttcgtcagtgGCAGCCTCACCAGAGGTCATAtcaactggaaggtgatggatacctacacagccagcgaccacaacgcgattctctgggaaatattaaACGCCCAGAGCCCAAGAAGACCTAAAAAGCAACTTAACACCATTGGTTGGAAGGTAAAAACTCTTGACCCAAGGGCATTGTTAGTAGCTCTCAATAATGACCAGATTATCGCGGGCTGCgcagaagagaagaccaaggacctgatgaaaagagtgacccaggcgtgtgacgccagtatgtctcgtAGACGTGGCATAAACACAAGACCTTCCgttcactggtggaacgaccacatcagcgcccTTCGTAAAGA GTGTCAtcagaagagaagaatatctcagc ACTTCATCTGGAGCAGTCAGTCCTCGGACCTAGCAGAGGAGCAATCTCTGCCGGTCCGAGGCTGA